The genomic region acatattaagaagtacaccatctttaatatgtgcaaataatatgaaatttatagtctaatgatagcattttttaccacaaagctaattatattattttcataatttttttaacgatattttgttgccaaatgaaatgtaaaagtttgatataaaaattggaaatatcacttgaatataatttaggaaatatacatattataataattaaaagattttccactttattttttacatcaaaaattatactttcctaaattgatttttgatgatgtggacgctctagaatcgctcgaaaaaactctcttttatatatatatatatatatatatatatatatatatatatatatatatatatatatagattaagcacatccttaggtgggttaacatttaaccccatgtctctttcggcttgtacaagtaacttgtgcaactcttcaagagacacgtccttgtcttgcatgttaaaattcacccggaattgaacatacgctttgactttggataaggagtgtagaatcctatctacaatgagctctttggggatttcaactttttgaatcttcaaagtctcgactagctccaacaatttgagcacgtgagggctaaccttttggccctccttaaaatcgagatcaaagaataccgaggccgcctcatattggacgatcctcggtgtttgtgaaaacattgtcacaagtttggaatagatttcattagcggtgtccattttaaaggctctcctttggagatccgcctccatcgcaaaaatcaacacatttttcattgcggcggactctttgtggtaagcctcatatgcttccctagtggcggtactcgacctagcattaggttcgggtggagaggcctcggtgaggtaacgaagcttgtcgtcaccttgggcggctaatttgagttgggcatcccaatcggagaaatttgacccattcttttcaagtttacaataatccatgaaggatcggagccatgaagcattagtgagaggtacggcgttggtgtttggagcggccatttgttatgagaaataaaagtggtctacaaaacgaaaataaaaggaataaaacatttgtcgttttcacaataataataatacttgcaaatttaatttaaacaagttttattgcatttatctagtgacctctacccaacttgataaatgattccaagacccaaaatcatatcaacttagggcacggtgtgccgaaataccatttattaacataacttggtggattaactttttaatcgattctacttttagaactcttggtcgataaaattacattaatatttatctctagcccgaaacacatccggaaatcgtcgtgaatactttcgttgagttcaacccaattttgaataaatgtgtccatgatccaaattcatattaacttagggcacgatgtgccgaaataccctttattaacataaattcggtggatagacatttatcacccacttcccctacgtaacaaggtttgtaccccggtaaggccgagtgcactccctcatgaaataggttttcatggtttctactttttggtaaggctaagtctcaattgtttattttagcgagaggtcatgtcaatttattatctatcacgttttaagtgaactaaagcggtgaactacgataattgtaattgacacggtcgataaactcgataaaatgataatgcatgttttagttatggcgatttagcgatgcatgcaacatataaataaaatgcaaagcataaataaaatcctagtatggccttcctaaaatagtaaatctaataaactattacaaattcggaaaccaactcctttggtcccttgaacttcggtcttggcacgcatttcaaggcaacactttctttgatgaatcgccttctcgagtggcaccgtcttcaaggaactccggaataaataaattacataataaattacctaatttcctattatacatttgtaattaaaataaagataaatctattaaattacaaaatggtgatacgagatcacaataaattacaaccgaatcgatattcccatacatttcgggtaatatcaattaaaactaaggccatactaagtaaaattacataatttaaaaattacataaaaataaaatatgacaatcataaataaaatgcagcattataatatgtatgaacatgcccaattttatgctatcgcctttaaggagccaatatcgtatattaatcggtttttacggatttgcgtgatttaacattttaaaaatcacaataattacataaaatcatatttatgtacaagttaattaccctaaccatcttaggactcaaaattagtctccactaacatttgacaataattaacctagatttcttaatattgttcataaatggactcaaaaatacaaaattatatcataaacttcaaattaaatcataaaaatttcaaataatttcaaaatttgaaatttaaactcatgaacattctggaaaaataccatgacactcataatgttcaaaaacttaggttaaaaatttcgaaaatttatcgagaaaaacaatgttgcggtttatcggatttatcaattatttccataaaaatatgagaaaaattatttttatcaacttttcacttttagatctgaaatatatgataaaatgcaacatatgacgtttttctttagtcatgaagtatgttttagcatttttactaattaaagtcactatttatgtgatttttcatcaaaaattcataaatcatgcataaagacttaattatagccaaatattttacacacatcttgtacaattgcatgtgacaacatactaaattttcatgaccagattcgaaatataactcgtattaacctattttcccatttaaatacgattttaacttgaaaaatccatatttcgagcataataactcattttattatgaaaatttacagaccATCAGTAGATaaaatatgtgaaaatatatccaaaaaccactgaaaaaatcgaagtttagctatttttagtccaaaaatgacatttttatcataaaatcacattttaatgccattattatataaaatgaacaataaaaattcataaataaaccaaaatatcctaaatacattttaggaccagaaactttaacatgcaaataaatttcgtgatatttcataataaacacaaatttataagttttgtttgttaatcttataactcggaaaaacaataaccgatttgcatgcaaacaacctaaggctcttgataccgcttgttagtaattattaatctcattatacaatatattcatatatgtgatatttaatttagtcataaaattaaatctagatcttatgcatgcaaacataaataagtatagagaagaaatcatctttcttactatgggagtttcggattaaagggcacaagtaagatgtccttcttacttgttcttgagctttccttatatggaagaacaactgatcaccaccgtcgcacgacagtaatgtcaaactctagtcagccaatcattaccgatatgtgtggaccagttgacagtaaaaattacttcccacatgtattcttaaaatgagacttaaacatgaaatcatcatgatcgacagttgtgatcgcattattgtcggaggacacatattccaacacctatattagagctctttgtgacttgggagcaagtgtgagtgtcattcctttaaaagttgcaaagaagaTTGGCATTCAAAACCTTGCTCCTACTAccatgactctccaattggcggataggtccgtcaagcgCCCTATGGAGGTGCTTGAAGACGTACTCGTCAAGGTTGGAAAGCTTTTAATCCCCGccgattttgttgtccttgatattcTGGAGGATAGCCATACTCccatcattctaggtagaccattttttGCTACCGGAGGAGTGCTCATTGACGTgaagaatgggcggctaaccttccaaattgaGGGCAACAATGTCGAATTTAACCTCCCACATTTGATGAAAGGACCAAGAGTAGAAAGGTTGAGCACTATTGAGGTGATTGATGGGGTAGTGCATGAAGTAGCCCGAGAAGAAGTGGAAatggaagaggtttttcaaatctcCTTGCATGATGAAGTTATGAAGAAAGATCATGAAGTTAATGAAGAGCTTttgaagaaagtggagggctttctccctccaagggtacaactcaaacccttacccccccccccccctcgctCAAGTATGCTTTTATTTATGAGGGGGAGGCTTACCCGGTGATCATAAATGCTAACCTAAGTGAGCTATAAGAAATGAAACTTTTGCAAACCTTGATAACTCATAGAGGCTCACTCGGGTATAGCATAGATGACATCAAGGGCTTGAGcccgagtttgtgcatgcatagaattgtcttggaagaggggagtcaacccaaAGTAGATGGTCTTAGGAGGATAAACCCTAAAATGGCCGAAGTAGTTAAAAATGAAGTTTTGAAATTACTTGAGGCTGGGATAATCTATCAAATAACGGATAGTAAATGGGTAAGTCCGGTTCACGTGGTACCAAAGAAGGGAGGGGTACAAATGGTTGAGCAAGAAGACGGGACCACCCTACCTACTAGACCGGTGACGGGATGgcgcatgtgtattgactataggaAACTTAATGCCGCCACCCTTAAAGATCATTTCCCGATTCCCTTTatagaccaaatgcttgagaggatCGCAGGACATGCATATTAATTCTTTCTAGATGGTTACTCCGGGTTCTTCCAAATCCCCATTCACCCAGAGGACCAAGAAAAAACGACTTTCACATGTCCCATAGGAGTCTATGCTTATcgtaggatgccattcgggctttTCAATGCGCCCGaaacctttcaaaggtgcatgatggcaatcttttcggactttctagagaaaagcatgaaggttttcatggacgattttagtgtccATGGGGACTCATTTGATCATGGTCTTGACAATTTGACTAATGTGTTGAAGAGATGTGAAGAGCACAACCTTGTCCTAAATTGGGAGAAATGGCATTTTATGGTAGAGGAGGGGGTTGTACTCGGTCACGTTGTCTCTAGAAGGGGCATTGAGGTTGATGGTGCTAAGGTTGTCGTTATAGAAAACCTGTCACCTCCTTCCAATGTGAAGGGAGTGAGGAGTTTTCTAGGCCACGCCGGATTCTATAGGCGTTTCATTAAAGATTTTTCAAAGATAGCAAAACCATTAACTTCATTACTCCtcaaagatgccccttttgtatttcaTGAACCTTGTCTTGAAGCTTTTCATAGGTTGAAGGAAGCATTGGTCACGGCTCCAATAATCCGGGCTCCGGATTGGAACCTTTCTTTTGAGATCATGTGAAATGCTTCGGACTTCGCAGTTGGTGCGGTCCTTGGGCAAGTGGTGGATAGGAAGCATCATGTGATTTATTACACAAGCAAGACCCTTGACCAAACACAATGTGGCTATtctacaaccgaaaaggagatgTTAGCGATTGTTCATGCCGTTGAAAAGTTTCGGCAGTACCTAGTTGGatctaaggtggtggtttactccgaccacaccgccttgagacaattaATGGTGAAGAAAGATGCAAAGCCCCGGCTTTTGAGATGGGTCCTACTTCTCCAAGAATTCGATTTAAAGATCAAGGATAAGGCCGGCACGGAAAATGTTTTAGCCGACCACTTATCAAGATTGACCGTTGAAGATCATGGGATACAAGACAAGAGTGGACCCATCAATGAGTGGCTACGGGATGATGAGCTCATGGAAGTTAGCACCAAGACCCTTTGGTTTGCGGATCTTACAAATTATCTTGTGAATGGTTCATTCCCGATGACTTCGAACCAAGGGAAAGGAGAAAGTTGCGGCATGATGCTAAGAGATACTTTTGGAATGACCCACACTTGTTccgcaagtgtggggatggaatgttCCGAAGATGTGtttctagagaggagggtttagaGATTGTTGACCCAGTGCACAATTCCACTTATGGGGGACATTTGGCAACCTCTAGAACTattgccaagatcctccaaggGGGATTCTATTGGCCCTCCATGTTTAGAGACATTCATTATTTGGTGAAATCGTGTGATGCATGCCAAAGGGTTAGGAACATTGGGAAAAGGAATGAGATGACCTTAACCAACATATTGGAGATTGAACTTTTTGATTGTTGGggcatagacttcatgggaccGTTTCCCAACTCTTGTGGAAATGACTACATCTTGGTTGCGGTGGACTACgtgtccaaatggattgaagcggtCGCCTCTCCCACCAATGATAGCAAGGTTGTGATAAAGCTCTTCAAAGGCACGATTTTTCCAAGGTTCGGAACACCAATAGTAGTCATAAGTGATGGCGGATCACATTTCCGCAAAAGTACTTTCAAAGCTCTTCTTAAAATGCATGGAGTGCGGCACAAAACCGcccttgcctaccaccctcaaactagtgggtaagtggaggtttctaaccgccaaATTAAGGCCATTTTGGAGAAAGTCACAAACAAGAGCCGGAAGGATTGGTCACAAAAGCTCCCGGATGTGCTATGGGCATTGAGACCCGCCTACAAGACACCCCTTCGTACCACCCCCTATAAGCTTGTGTACGGGAAAGCTTGTCATTTTCCCGTTGAGCTAGAACACAAGGCTTGGTGGTCTCTCAAGGAGATGAACTTTGACTTTGATGCCACCGGATAGGTGCGCtttctccaaatgaatgagcttgaGGAATTGAGATTGGAAGCTTATGAAAGTTTTAAAATTTACAAGGATCAAACAAAGAAATGGCATGATGGCAAGATCATGAAGAAAGATGTAAGTGTTGGAGACCTTATTCTCCTTTTTAACTCCAAGGTTAAGGTATTCCCGGGCAAGCTTAAATCAAGATGGTCGGGACCCTTCAAAGTGATGCAAATATTCCCTTATGATGCCTTTGAGCTTTGGAGCGAGGAAGGAGGAACCTTTAGGGTCAATGGTCAACGAGTCAAGCGCTACTATGATGGTGACAACAAAGGACCGATTGAGGTGCTCTACCTCGGGGAATCCCTCCCCGAGGAGAGGGCAAATTGAAATTTTTCTCGAACAAGAtttggtttggtggagttcctcaAGAACCACCACTTACACATAGCATGCATATAGTTAGTACCTGAGATAGTTTGGAGTTATCATTCTTGACAAAATTTGGGTTGCAAGGCGAGACCCTTAGCCTTACCCATAATCCCGACACGAGGCGTCAGTTTGAAAGCTGAAAACTCACAAAAATGGGTAAGTGAAGGAGTCGGTAATTGATTTGATAAGTCAAAGGAGGAAAACACGCTGAAATTGAATCTTTGTAACTCTGTGCCGGTGGACCGGAAGCTAATGCCCTCCACCGGTAGCGAGCTgaaaatttttgaagaaaaaagaaGGAAATAAGCTGAGGAGAAGTCCcggccggcaggccggcagccggcccaccggcagggagatCCATATTTAtcaaaaatgaagaaaaattTAAATGAAGGGtatcctctgccggcaggccggcagccggcccaccggtagaagAATTGCCACATAGGAGGAGTAAGGAAGAAAACCAACAGAGAGGAAGTCCCTACCGGCAGGCCGGCCCACTGGCAGGGGATAAGCTGAATACGATAAATGAGATTGAGAGGTGTTCTGTGCCGGTGGACTGGCAGACCGTGCCCTCCTCCGGCAGCgagataaaatttatttgattgaATTCGAAATTTTTGGAAATATTGGGCGTGTTCCCTGCCGGCAGACCGTGCCCTCCCATTCTTTTCTGGCAGACCGTGCCCTCCCATTCTTTTCTATTCTTTCTTCTCtcttcttccttcttcctccACTCCATTACCACCAAATCACAtcaaaactccattaaaccaCCCCTAACCTTCATCCATCAACCATCAACCATCCTTCCTCCCTTAAACCTTCACTCATCCTTCCTTCTTCATCCTTCAAACTACCAAAACTCATGGCAAACAAGAGGACAAGGGCGGAGTTGGCACTTGCACAACAACGGCTAGTCGAGGCAGCGGCGTCCGACACCAACCCGGATCCCGATTTTCCGGATGTGATGTTTGCATCCCAAACACAAAAAGGTAAATTCATCATGTTCAAAAATCGCCCCTTAACCCCGACTAAATTCATTTGTCGACCGGCTATGAGGAATTTGGGTTTAGACACGGAAACTTTTGAATTGTTTAAAGGTGTTGGAATGAAAGGCTTGTATGATATGCATGAGGAAACCTATCCCCGTCTCACGTGGAAATTCCTTAGTAGTTTTCGCCTAGATAAGCACCGGAAAACTCAATTGGTTGCCCAAATTCACTTCCGATTAATGAACCGGGACCATTCCATGTCCCTTGCTAGATTGTGCCGAACTTTCGGTCTCTCAAATCCCCCAAACTATAAGccacccgaggatgctcacatttcTAGGGTGTGGAAAGCCATTTCGGGGTTAGATGATCTAAATGGCGTCAAAAGACCGGAAATTGCATGTCACAATGCCCCCATGCGAATATGGCATCGATTTGTGGGGGGCTCCATTTTTGCAACTCACGAGCCATGGGTATTTAAGGTCGTGGAATTGGAAATTCTTGGCTCTTATTTGATCACCACTTTGACCTCCTATGAGATTAATATGGGCCATCATTTGACCCTCCACTTGAACAAGCTTGCTAAATCGTCGGGGTAAAAAGTCCCTCTCCATGTGGGTGGCATTATCATCCAAATTGCCAAGTGCCGACCGCCCAGTGGACTTAACCAACTTAAGATGGATCCGGGGGGAAACCTACATCA from Silene latifolia isolate original U9 population chromosome 3, ASM4854445v1, whole genome shotgun sequence harbors:
- the LOC141649745 gene encoding uncharacterized protein LOC141649745, translated to MNELEELRLEAYESFKIYKDQTKKWHDGKIMKKDVSVGDLILLFNSKVKVFPGKLKSRWSGPFKVMQIFPYDAFELWSEEGGTFRVNGQRVKRYYDGDNKGPIEVLYLGESLPEERAN